One Brevibacillus choshinensis genomic window carries:
- a CDS encoding metallophosphoesterase family protein: MTAKGAIAVLSDVHSNVYALDAVLADIAGRGIERIVNLGDVLFGPIAPLETAQRLMAEKNVISIMGNCDRILLEEESESLTFQQVKPLLSQAHLEWIRTFRKTWVFEDILFCHGTPFSDETYLLEEVTERGAGNKALAIVAEQLQSIEQRIIVCGHTHLPKSVQLPDGKLVLNPGSVGFPAYYEESPHPHVMESMSPHAKYAILWPSELGWTIEQIMLPYDWEQASRVAEDKGRPDYGYAIRTGFAYMPVDE; this comes from the coding sequence ATGACGGCAAAAGGAGCGATTGCAGTCCTATCAGACGTCCATAGCAATGTGTATGCCCTCGATGCTGTATTGGCCGATATAGCCGGCAGAGGCATTGAGCGGATCGTGAACCTGGGGGATGTTTTGTTCGGCCCCATTGCCCCACTGGAGACAGCGCAGAGGCTCATGGCAGAAAAGAATGTCATTTCGATCATGGGAAATTGCGATCGGATCCTGCTGGAGGAGGAAAGCGAATCTTTGACGTTTCAGCAGGTAAAGCCATTGCTTTCCCAAGCACATCTGGAATGGATCCGGACATTTCGCAAAACCTGGGTGTTTGAGGATATCCTCTTTTGCCACGGAACGCCATTTTCTGACGAAACGTATTTGCTGGAGGAGGTCACAGAGAGAGGAGCAGGGAATAAGGCTCTGGCTATCGTAGCGGAGCAGCTGCAGTCCATAGAGCAACGAATCATCGTCTGTGGGCATACGCACCTGCCAAAGAGTGTACAGCTGCCAGATGGCAAGCTCGTCCTCAATCCTGGCAGCGTGGGATTTCCTGCTTATTACGAGGAGTCGCCTCATCCACACGTCATGGAATCCATGTCGCCGCATGCCAAATATGCGATCCTGTGGCCCTCGGAGCTTGGCTGGACGATAGAGCAGATCATGCTGCCATACGATTGGGAGCAGGCGAGCCGAGTCGCGGAAGACAAGGGCAGACCCGATTACGGTTATGCGATTCGTACAGGATTTGCCTACATGCCTGTGGACGAATAG
- a CDS encoding DUF4023 domain-containing protein, with protein sequence MDFTRMSTSEFVAKIHEAQANDRKNKQHQGFNHPEKRLPSKQGIS encoded by the coding sequence ATGGATTTTACCAGAATGAGTACCAGTGAATTTGTCGCCAAGATCCACGAAGCCCAGGCAAACGACCGCAAGAACAAACAGCATCAGGGATTCAATCACCCTGAAAAGCGCCTGCCCAGCAAACAGGGAATCTCATGA
- a CDS encoding gluconeogenesis factor YvcK family protein, which produces MPTKGMGRLQARQLRLVVIGGGTGLSVLLRGLKHEPVHITAIVTVADDGGSSGRLREEMDMLPPGDIRNVLTALADTEPLMEKVMQYRFSTGTGLAGHNLGNLLLAAMNEITGDFVTAVKTLSGVLAVRGDVLPASTQSIRLVAEMTDGSLVMGESQIPLTGKEIKRVFLDPEDAVPLSDALAAIAEADAILIGPGSLYTSILPNLLVRGLFEAIKSSAAPKFYICNVMTQPGETDGFTASRHVNVMYEHVNEPFLDTIIVNSAELPGHVLEKYAEKGAAPVPCDLKKLRQLGLHVVAKPLVTFEDGYLRHDALAVSKQVVALIKRRRKVLKIEKE; this is translated from the coding sequence ATGCCGACTAAGGGTATGGGGAGGCTGCAAGCAAGACAGTTGCGTCTAGTCGTGATCGGCGGAGGAACGGGACTGTCCGTTTTGTTACGTGGGTTGAAGCACGAGCCTGTGCACATTACCGCGATCGTTACAGTGGCGGATGACGGGGGAAGCTCTGGACGACTGCGCGAGGAAATGGATATGCTCCCTCCCGGGGATATTCGCAATGTCTTGACAGCGTTGGCTGATACAGAGCCTCTGATGGAAAAAGTGATGCAGTATCGTTTTTCTACAGGAACTGGATTAGCTGGACATAATTTGGGGAATCTACTACTTGCAGCGATGAACGAAATAACAGGGGATTTTGTCACGGCCGTCAAGACGCTCAGCGGCGTTTTAGCTGTTCGGGGGGATGTGCTGCCAGCTTCTACGCAGTCTATTCGGCTGGTAGCAGAAATGACGGATGGCTCTCTCGTCATGGGAGAATCGCAAATTCCGTTGACAGGAAAAGAAATCAAGCGTGTGTTTCTCGACCCTGAAGATGCCGTGCCGCTCTCAGATGCATTGGCGGCAATTGCAGAAGCAGATGCCATCTTGATTGGACCAGGCAGCTTGTATACGAGCATCCTGCCCAATTTGTTGGTTCGTGGGCTGTTTGAAGCGATCAAAAGCTCCGCAGCGCCAAAATTCTACATTTGCAACGTCATGACACAGCCGGGAGAGACGGACGGATTTACCGCGTCACGACATGTGAACGTGATGTATGAGCACGTGAATGAACCATTTTTAGATACGATCATTGTCAATTCAGCAGAGCTGCCTGGTCACGTACTGGAGAAGTACGCGGAAAAGGGAGCAGCTCCTGTCCCTTGTGACTTGAAAAAGCTGCGACAGCTCGGTCTACACGTTGTCGCAAAGCCGTTGGTCACGTTTGAGGACGGTTACCTGCGTCACGACGCCCTTGCCGTTAGCAAGCAGGTGGTGGCGCTGATCAAGCGCAGGCGAAAGGTGCTGAAGATAGAGAAGGAGTGA
- the rpoN gene encoding RNA polymerase factor sigma-54, with translation MNMGLGLFQEQTLKLVMTPELRQAITILQYSAVDLISYLQEQATENPVIDLEAPREVASAKAEKPAPEIDWKEIVGNRATGEYTASKNESTYNPLDHVQQGADTLYEHLERQLGYVKGFTPLQRKIALYLIGNLDEKGYLEVTLEEASEKLEADLLEIEDVLSVLQHFDPVGVAARSLEECLLLQLEHLALDDEKIVQVVRFHLQDLADNRYQRIADKVGCTPQDVQAMADLVRTLNPRPGAAYSRSETRYVIPDVAVEKVGNEYVVLVNDIATPRLKINSFYEKMLNQQKSQEEAKQFIHEKLNAAMWLAKSLEQRRLTLMRVTQAIVEMQQDFFDKGIHYLKPMTQKEIAERVNLHESTISRATSNKYVQTPRGIFELKYFFTSALSTSSGSATSSESVKRRIKSLIEQEDRKSPLSDQKLGEMLQTEGIEISRRTVAKYREEMLIPSSAKRKRF, from the coding sequence ATGAACATGGGATTGGGTTTGTTTCAGGAACAGACGTTGAAGTTAGTGATGACGCCAGAGCTGCGTCAGGCAATTACCATATTGCAGTATTCCGCCGTCGATCTGATTTCCTACTTGCAGGAGCAGGCCACTGAGAACCCTGTCATCGACCTGGAAGCACCTAGGGAAGTTGCCTCTGCCAAAGCGGAAAAGCCAGCGCCTGAAATCGACTGGAAGGAAATTGTAGGGAATCGGGCAACCGGAGAGTACACTGCATCCAAAAATGAAAGCACTTACAATCCGTTGGACCACGTCCAGCAGGGAGCGGATACCCTGTACGAACATTTGGAGCGCCAGCTCGGGTATGTAAAGGGATTCACACCGCTGCAACGAAAAATCGCCCTGTATTTGATCGGGAACCTGGACGAAAAAGGCTATCTGGAAGTGACTTTGGAAGAAGCGAGCGAAAAGCTGGAGGCAGATCTGTTGGAGATCGAGGACGTCCTGTCTGTCCTGCAGCATTTTGACCCGGTCGGGGTGGCCGCCCGCAGTCTGGAAGAATGTTTGCTTCTCCAGCTGGAGCATCTCGCGCTCGATGATGAAAAGATCGTGCAAGTGGTGCGTTTTCATCTGCAGGACCTGGCGGACAACCGCTACCAGCGAATTGCGGATAAGGTAGGATGTACGCCTCAGGATGTTCAGGCGATGGCGGATTTGGTCCGTACGCTGAATCCACGTCCGGGAGCTGCGTATTCCCGATCAGAGACACGGTATGTGATTCCGGATGTCGCAGTCGAAAAAGTAGGGAACGAGTATGTCGTTCTGGTCAATGACATTGCCACACCGCGACTTAAAATCAACAGCTTCTACGAAAAAATGCTGAACCAGCAAAAGAGCCAGGAGGAAGCCAAGCAATTCATCCATGAAAAGCTCAATGCGGCGATGTGGCTGGCGAAAAGTCTGGAGCAGCGTCGGTTGACCCTGATGCGGGTGACGCAGGCCATCGTAGAAATGCAGCAAGACTTTTTTGACAAGGGGATCCATTACCTGAAGCCGATGACCCAAAAGGAAATCGCGGAACGCGTGAATCTGCATGAGTCCACGATCAGCCGGGCGACGAGCAATAAATACGTGCAGACCCCGAGGGGAATTTTTGAGCTGAAGTACTTTTTTACCTCCGCGCTGTCCACTTCAAGCGGATCGGCCACTTCCTCGGAGAGCGTGAAGCGCAGAATCAAATCTCTGATCGAACAGGAAGACCGGAAATCACCGCTGTCCGATCAAAAGCTCGGAGAAATGCTGCAGACCGAGGGAATTGAAATTTCCCGCCGAACAGTGGCAAAATATCGGGAAGAAATGCTGATTCCATCCTCAGCAAAACGAAAGAGGTTTTAA
- a CDS encoding H-type small acid-soluble spore protein, whose amino-acid sequence MDLTRAQEIVRSDEKIVVHYKGDSVWIDELDESTQTARIHTERNPASSLRVEVGQLEERRDQ is encoded by the coding sequence ATGGATTTGACACGTGCACAGGAGATTGTTCGCTCCGATGAAAAAATCGTGGTCCATTACAAGGGCGATTCCGTGTGGATCGACGAGTTGGATGAGTCCACGCAAACGGCTCGCATCCATACGGAAAGAAATCCTGCCAGCAGCTTGCGGGTAGAAGTGGGGCAGCTGGAGGAAAGGCGAGATCAGTAA
- a CDS encoding PAS domain-containing sensor histidine kinase — translation MAKLTSTFTWKKKPSIKVAASPLLSDQLLNAFFHHTTDAISFSDMDNNLILVNQAFEHYYGWTIEELKETPYCFIPPELIQESQQLFEAVRTMGVHLTNYETIRQRKDGSFVDINLTSAPVFDEHGTIIGISCTARDISERKKAEEALRETEAKYRLLIDHTQDIVTIYTPTMERIYISPSVEEHLGYSAAEFHPPNRLQLIHPDDEALLREYHQLILTTKQHVQFETRSLNKDGFPVAFETRGVPILNKQGHVENIMFVSRNVMERKSSEAALLKSEEINRIIAEHTDDLIMITDKMGGIIYLSPSHERVIGRGKPLSLVTLDDVHPEDRHLIIKHFQHLILSQKPGICEFRFQCASGKWIVLESKGVPIMTGQGECDGFIVVSRDITERKHNEDLLRKAEKLSMIGELAAGIAHEIRNPLTSLKGFIQLLYPSLQENKLYADIMLSELERINFIVSELLVLAKPQNVQIKPLSLVGLLQNVLALLSSEANLKNIRFQTSFGKCPLIAGEENQLKQVFINIIKNSIEAISGHGEIRVSTRLLPNRHILVRLADNGCGVSEELIAKLGEPFFTTKEKGTGLGLMISSKIIKDHNGSFEITSKKNRGTVVKITLPIAEDQIGPS, via the coding sequence ATGGCCAAGCTCACATCCACATTCACGTGGAAAAAGAAGCCGAGCATAAAGGTAGCAGCCTCACCGTTGCTATCCGATCAGCTGCTGAACGCGTTTTTCCACCATACCACGGATGCGATTTCTTTCAGCGATATGGACAACAACCTCATTCTCGTCAACCAAGCCTTTGAACATTACTATGGATGGACGATCGAAGAATTGAAAGAAACGCCCTATTGCTTCATCCCACCCGAATTGATCCAGGAATCTCAGCAATTGTTCGAAGCTGTTCGGACAATGGGCGTTCATCTCACCAATTATGAAACCATTCGGCAGCGCAAGGACGGCAGCTTTGTCGACATCAATTTGACCAGTGCACCTGTCTTTGACGAGCATGGTACGATCATTGGCATTTCTTGCACAGCTAGAGATATTTCTGAACGCAAAAAAGCTGAGGAAGCCCTGAGGGAAACGGAAGCCAAATACCGCCTGCTCATAGATCACACCCAGGATATCGTCACGATCTACACCCCAACCATGGAGCGCATTTATATTTCGCCTTCTGTCGAAGAGCATCTCGGATACTCGGCGGCAGAATTTCATCCCCCCAACCGATTGCAGCTCATCCATCCAGACGACGAAGCCCTTTTGCGCGAATACCACCAGCTCATTTTGACGACCAAGCAGCATGTCCAATTCGAAACGCGTTCACTAAATAAAGATGGATTTCCCGTGGCCTTTGAGACCAGAGGCGTTCCCATATTGAATAAACAAGGACATGTAGAAAACATCATGTTTGTCTCGCGCAATGTGATGGAACGAAAATCCTCGGAAGCCGCCTTGCTCAAAAGCGAAGAAATCAACCGCATCATCGCCGAGCATACGGATGACCTCATCATGATCACGGACAAGATGGGAGGCATCATTTATTTATCCCCCTCTCATGAACGAGTCATCGGACGTGGCAAACCGTTGTCGCTAGTTACCCTAGACGACGTTCATCCTGAGGATCGCCATCTCATCATCAAGCATTTTCAGCATTTGATCCTGTCGCAAAAACCGGGCATCTGCGAATTCCGCTTCCAGTGCGCCAGCGGCAAGTGGATCGTCCTGGAGTCGAAAGGCGTTCCCATCATGACCGGCCAAGGGGAATGCGACGGCTTCATCGTGGTATCTCGCGACATCACGGAACGTAAGCATAACGAGGATCTGCTGCGCAAGGCAGAAAAGCTCTCGATGATCGGTGAGCTGGCAGCTGGCATCGCCCACGAGATCCGCAATCCCCTGACTTCCCTAAAGGGCTTTATCCAGCTTCTCTATCCCAGCCTGCAAGAAAACAAGCTGTATGCCGACATCATGCTTTCGGAGCTCGAGAGGATCAATTTCATCGTCAGTGAGCTGCTCGTTCTGGCCAAGCCGCAAAATGTGCAAATCAAGCCGCTATCTTTGGTCGGGCTCTTGCAAAACGTCCTGGCCCTGCTTTCCTCCGAGGCAAACCTGAAAAACATCCGCTTTCAGACCTCATTTGGGAAATGCCCTCTCATCGCCGGTGAAGAGAATCAGCTCAAGCAGGTTTTCATCAATATCATTAAAAATTCCATCGAGGCCATTTCCGGGCACGGTGAAATACGCGTTTCCACCCGCTTGCTGCCCAACCGCCATATACTCGTCCGATTGGCGGACAACGGCTGCGGCGTATCTGAAGAGCTCATCGCCAAATTGGGCGAGCCGTTTTTCACGACCAAGGAAAAGGGAACAGGACTCGGGCTGATGATCAGCAGCAAAATCATCAAGGATCACAACGGCAGCTTTGAAATCACCAGCAAGAAAAACAGGGGAACCGTCGTCAAAATCACCCTCCCGATTGCCGAGGATCAAATTGGGCCATCCTAA
- a CDS encoding HPr family phosphocarrier protein — protein sequence MVQQQVVVQLKTGLQARPAAFFVQEANRFASEVFVEKENKKVNAKSIMGIMSLAISSGTEITILAEGPDASQAVASLAKLVSKEE from the coding sequence ATGGTTCAACAGCAGGTTGTGGTGCAATTGAAAACCGGTTTGCAGGCACGTCCGGCAGCCTTTTTTGTACAAGAGGCCAACCGTTTTGCTTCTGAAGTATTCGTGGAAAAAGAAAACAAAAAAGTAAACGCGAAAAGCATCATGGGTATCATGAGCCTCGCCATCAGTTCTGGAACGGAAATAACCATTTTGGCGGAAGGGCCGGATGCCTCCCAGGCAGTAGCAAGTCTTGCCAAGCTGGTCAGCAAGGAAGAATAG
- a CDS encoding glutaredoxin family protein, whose amino-acid sequence MGNDRAFDIVLYGRKKCHLCDEVELAIQALEKEFPLRLQLVDIESDPALHEEMMLVIPVVAIDGEVVFRSITHVVTFQELRSELLGRTNR is encoded by the coding sequence TTGGGAAATGACAGGGCGTTTGATATAGTCCTTTATGGAAGAAAAAAATGCCACCTGTGCGACGAGGTGGAGCTCGCGATCCAAGCATTGGAGAAGGAGTTCCCCCTACGTCTGCAGCTGGTTGATATTGAAAGTGATCCAGCGCTGCACGAAGAAATGATGCTGGTGATTCCCGTGGTAGCGATCGACGGAGAAGTGGTCTTTCGTTCCATTACACACGTCGTGACGTTCCAAGAGCTCAGATCTGAGCTGCTCGGCAGGACAAACAGGTAA
- a CDS encoding copper amine oxidase N-terminal domain-containing protein produces the protein MSLRKFSAMLLTAALLTGGVSATAAFAQSAPVQQQKIKVNLNGKELPFPQDIVTENGVAYVNASTLAIALGGSAAWDTMSKSLLVAKDNKYALRMYQNSTFAYKNGKETRVPNAPRVTTGAVLVPLVFIAQELGAAVSYDAKNLTYNLSIEVKS, from the coding sequence ATGTCTCTTCGTAAGTTTTCCGCTATGCTGCTGACGGCAGCTCTACTGACTGGGGGCGTATCGGCGACAGCCGCATTTGCTCAATCCGCTCCTGTGCAGCAGCAAAAGATCAAAGTGAATCTGAATGGCAAGGAGCTGCCTTTTCCTCAAGACATCGTCACGGAAAATGGCGTAGCGTATGTGAATGCCAGCACACTGGCGATTGCGCTTGGAGGCTCAGCCGCATGGGATACGATGAGCAAGTCTCTCCTCGTGGCTAAAGATAACAAGTATGCTCTCCGCATGTATCAAAACAGCACGTTCGCTTACAAAAACGGAAAGGAAACCAGAGTGCCAAACGCTCCGCGGGTAACGACAGGCGCCGTTTTGGTTCCACTCGTGTTTATCGCACAAGAGCTGGGAGCAGCGGTAAGCTATGATGCCAAAAATCTGACCTACAACCTGTCCATTGAAGTGAAATCCTAG
- a CDS encoding branched-chain amino acid ABC transporter substrate-binding protein, with translation MKKQKTLSIIAATFALGSLLAGCGGGQGAAPQQNGTTEQSGGSGGAASGSLEKLVIGVVGPMSGQYSDYGSTAKAGAEYALKEKQEAFKKLGFDVQLSAQDDQADPKQGVAVAQMLISNPDVVGVVGHATTGASITAAAQYDQEKLVMVSPSATGSDLTEQGKKIVHRICARDDQQGSKAAVYAKNQLNIKTAYLMHDKQAYGQGLAEEVKKQFEKDGVQILGFEGVTAGEKDYSAVINQIVAANPEMVYFGGYYSDAGIIVKQAREKGYKGVFMGGDGYDSADLVKIAGAENANNVVFTSTVGDVGATEDGKKWIADFEQSTGNKVGIFTSFGYDSMGVMLNGLEEAIKANGGKKPTREQVLDAVHKTKDFKGKFVNVTFDDKGDNTFASVYVYKYENGQKVFIGEAK, from the coding sequence ATGAAAAAACAGAAGACACTGTCAATTATCGCAGCTACTTTTGCGTTGGGTTCACTTCTCGCAGGTTGTGGAGGAGGGCAAGGTGCCGCTCCACAGCAAAACGGCACGACTGAGCAAAGCGGTGGCAGCGGAGGCGCTGCGAGCGGCTCTCTGGAAAAGCTCGTGATCGGCGTGGTAGGCCCGATGTCCGGTCAATACTCCGACTACGGAAGCACGGCTAAAGCCGGTGCCGAATACGCTCTGAAAGAAAAACAGGAAGCCTTCAAAAAGCTGGGCTTTGATGTGCAGCTCTCCGCACAGGATGACCAAGCTGACCCGAAACAAGGGGTAGCCGTAGCGCAAATGCTCATTTCCAACCCAGACGTCGTAGGGGTTGTGGGCCATGCAACGACAGGTGCTTCCATCACGGCAGCTGCTCAATACGATCAAGAGAAGCTTGTCATGGTATCTCCATCCGCGACAGGCTCCGACCTGACCGAGCAAGGCAAAAAGATCGTACACCGCATTTGTGCGCGTGACGACCAACAAGGCTCCAAAGCGGCTGTTTACGCGAAAAATCAGCTGAACATCAAAACAGCATACCTGATGCACGACAAGCAAGCGTATGGCCAAGGTCTGGCTGAAGAAGTGAAAAAGCAATTTGAAAAAGACGGCGTGCAAATTCTTGGCTTCGAAGGTGTAACAGCAGGTGAGAAAGACTACAGTGCTGTTATCAACCAAATCGTGGCTGCAAATCCTGAAATGGTATACTTCGGCGGATACTATTCCGACGCGGGCATCATCGTGAAGCAAGCTCGTGAAAAAGGCTACAAAGGTGTCTTCATGGGTGGAGACGGCTACGACTCTGCTGACCTGGTGAAAATCGCTGGGGCTGAAAATGCAAACAACGTCGTATTCACATCTACTGTAGGTGACGTAGGCGCGACTGAAGACGGCAAGAAGTGGATCGCTGATTTCGAGCAATCGACTGGCAACAAAGTAGGTATCTTCACGTCCTTCGGTTATGATTCCATGGGCGTAATGCTGAACGGTCTGGAAGAAGCGATCAAGGCAAACGGCGGCAAAAAGCCGACCCGTGAGCAAGTACTCGATGCTGTTCATAAAACAAAAGATTTCAAAGGCAAATTCGTAAACGTGACGTTTGATGACAAAGGCGATAACACATTTGCTTCCGTCTACGTGTACAAGTACGAAAACGGACAAAAAGTATTCATCGGCGAAGCGAAGTAA
- the clpP gene encoding ATP-dependent Clp endopeptidase proteolytic subunit ClpP, whose protein sequence is MNLIPTVIEQTNRGERAYDIYSRLLKDRIIFLGTPINDTVANIVVAQLLFLQAEDPDKDISLYINSPGGSITAGMAIYDTMNFIKPAVSTICIGMAASMGAFLLAAGEKGKRFALPNSEVMIHQPLGGAQGQASDIEIAAKRILKMRDHLNRILAERTGQPLERIQKDTDRDNFLSAAEAVEYGLIDKVITAEPTSKK, encoded by the coding sequence ATGAATTTGATCCCTACTGTCATTGAACAGACCAACCGCGGTGAACGTGCTTATGATATTTATTCGCGCCTGCTCAAGGACCGCATCATCTTTCTGGGAACCCCCATTAACGATACGGTAGCGAACATTGTGGTGGCCCAGTTGTTGTTCCTTCAGGCGGAAGATCCGGACAAAGATATTTCTCTGTACATCAATAGCCCTGGCGGTTCCATTACAGCCGGTATGGCCATTTACGATACGATGAATTTCATCAAGCCTGCTGTCTCCACGATTTGTATCGGTATGGCAGCTTCGATGGGTGCCTTCTTGCTGGCGGCGGGAGAGAAAGGCAAGCGTTTTGCCCTTCCGAACAGCGAAGTGATGATCCACCAACCATTGGGTGGTGCCCAAGGTCAAGCGAGCGACATCGAGATCGCCGCAAAACGCATCCTGAAAATGCGCGACCACTTGAACCGAATCCTGGCCGAGCGTACCGGACAGCCTCTGGAGCGCATCCAGAAGGACACGGATCGCGACAACTTCCTCAGTGCTGCTGAAGCTGTGGAATACGGACTGATCGATAAAGTGATCACTGCCGAGCCTACATCGAAAAAGTAA
- a CDS encoding sugar-binding transcriptional regulator: protein MRRLLELQQKLVPDLIQVLRERYMLLRSIYHLQPIGRRGLAQAMNTTERILRAEVDLLKETGLLHVTAAGMSLSDEGVHVLDDMEPLVGELFGLTDLAERLQQKLGIPEVIVVQGDADQSPWVKEELGRVGARVLRQVVREGDIVAVTGGSSIASVAKHLSPSAAFRTVQFVPARGGLGERVELQANTLASAMAAKTGASYRLLHVPDRLHPEALQTLVKEPQVQDVLTLLRDTRIVLHGIGDALTMARRRNYSEEELQELETTGAVSEAFGYYFNEAGETVHRMPTIGLQLEEVHKAETVLSIAGGESKAKAILSFAKQSCQNVLITDEGAARSLLST, encoded by the coding sequence ATGCGCCGATTACTGGAGTTGCAACAAAAGCTGGTACCCGACTTGATTCAGGTGCTGCGTGAGCGTTACATGCTATTGCGCTCGATTTACCATCTGCAGCCGATTGGACGCAGAGGGTTGGCTCAGGCGATGAATACGACTGAGCGGATCTTGCGAGCGGAGGTAGACCTGCTGAAGGAAACGGGTCTGTTGCATGTGACCGCAGCCGGAATGAGTCTCAGTGATGAAGGAGTCCACGTGCTGGACGATATGGAGCCGTTGGTAGGCGAGCTGTTTGGGCTGACCGATCTGGCCGAACGCCTGCAGCAGAAGCTCGGCATCCCTGAGGTGATTGTCGTTCAGGGTGATGCGGACCAATCGCCGTGGGTCAAGGAAGAGCTGGGACGCGTAGGAGCGCGTGTCCTGAGGCAAGTCGTCCGAGAAGGCGATATCGTCGCTGTGACCGGTGGATCTTCTATTGCTAGTGTAGCCAAACATCTCTCGCCATCTGCAGCATTCCGCACTGTTCAATTTGTACCTGCGAGAGGCGGCTTGGGAGAGCGAGTGGAGCTGCAGGCCAATACGCTTGCCTCCGCGATGGCGGCCAAGACGGGTGCTTCCTACCGTTTGCTGCACGTACCGGATCGTCTCCACCCCGAAGCTTTGCAGACGTTGGTCAAGGAGCCGCAGGTGCAGGATGTCCTCACACTCTTGCGCGATACTCGGATCGTCTTGCACGGGATCGGTGATGCGCTCACGATGGCGAGAAGACGAAATTACTCCGAAGAAGAGCTTCAGGAGCTTGAAACAACGGGGGCGGTATCCGAGGCATTTGGCTACTACTTTAATGAAGCTGGGGAAACGGTCCATCGCATGCCGACGATCGGACTGCAGCTGGAAGAAGTGCATAAGGCGGAAACCGTTCTCTCCATCGCGGGGGGCGAGAGCAAAGCAAAAGCCATTCTTTCCTTTGCCAAGCAGTCGTGTCAGAATGTACTTATTACGGATGAAGGGGCTGCGAGGTCTCTCTTGTCCACATGA
- the whiA gene encoding DNA-binding protein WhiA, with the protein MSFAAQTKKELTMQEGADCCSKAELSALIRMNGSLQFGAGRLVLDVTTENAAIARRIYTLIKRLFQIHAELLVRKKMRLKKNNVYIVRIPNKANEILQDLGIMDQNLSFISGVAPDIVKKSCCRGAYLRGAFLAGGSVNHPEASSYHLEIFTAYQDFCEALTKIANRYKLNAKCIERKKGYVLYIKEGEKITEFLSLIGAHQALLYFEDVRIVKDMRNSVNRLHNCEIANINKTVNAATQQLENIQLIDQEMGLENLPKRLREVAELRVAHPDINLKELGEMLPSGVVSKSGVNHRLRKINEIADKLREKQNISM; encoded by the coding sequence ATGTCATTCGCCGCGCAGACCAAAAAAGAATTAACCATGCAGGAGGGCGCTGACTGTTGCAGTAAAGCAGAGCTGTCTGCCTTGATCCGCATGAATGGCAGCCTGCAGTTCGGAGCCGGGCGGCTAGTACTCGATGTCACTACGGAAAACGCGGCGATTGCGAGACGGATTTACACCTTGATTAAAAGGCTGTTCCAGATTCACGCCGAACTTTTGGTCCGGAAGAAAATGCGGTTGAAGAAAAACAACGTGTACATCGTGAGAATTCCCAATAAAGCCAATGAAATCTTGCAAGATTTGGGGATCATGGATCAAAACCTCTCGTTCATATCCGGGGTTGCTCCCGACATCGTAAAAAAATCGTGCTGCCGTGGCGCTTATCTGCGCGGCGCCTTTTTGGCAGGCGGCTCTGTCAATCACCCGGAGGCCTCCAGCTATCACCTGGAGATTTTTACGGCCTATCAGGATTTTTGTGAGGCATTGACCAAGATCGCCAATCGGTATAAACTAAATGCCAAGTGCATCGAGCGGAAAAAAGGGTATGTTCTCTACATTAAAGAAGGCGAAAAGATTACCGAGTTCCTGAGTTTGATTGGAGCTCACCAGGCCTTGCTCTATTTCGAGGACGTACGAATCGTCAAGGATATGCGCAACTCAGTAAACCGTCTGCACAATTGTGAAATCGCAAACATCAACAAGACGGTGAACGCAGCTACGCAGCAGCTGGAAAATATCCAGCTCATTGATCAGGAAATGGGTCTTGAAAACCTGCCAAAGCGTTTGCGCGAAGTCGCTGAGCTCAGGGTAGCCCATCCCGATATTAACCTGAAGGAATTGGGGGAAATGCTGCCGAGCGGAGTTGTCAGCAAATCAGGAGTCAATCACCGCCTGCGAAAAATTAACGAAATCGCTGACAAATTACGAGAAAAACAAAATATTTCGATGTAG